CAGAGCCGCCGACCCCATTCCAACCCACACCACAGGAACCATGGGGCTTTGGGGAGCTCCAGAGGCgaaaggcagagctggtgcCTCCTGCCAGTCTGCCTGTCACCCACCTGTGGGGCTCCTGCTCATGATGACAGGGGTGGCCGTGGCCCCCACGCCGGGGCTCTCGCTGCCGGGCGAAGCGCTGTAGACAAACACGTCCTGCTTGAAGGGTGACGCGGTGGAGGGCTGGCTTCCCTGCTCACAGAGACAGGACATGGCTTTTCCTGCGCTCAGGTCTTCCCCCACACCCTGCCAATGCCCCACTGCACCCGTGCCCACGGCAGCTACTGGCCTGGGCAGAGcgagcagtgcccagggcatTCCAAGGCTCACTAGGGtgccacagaatcacagaatggttcgGGTTCTTGGTTTGGAAGGGGCCTGAAAGACCATCTAACCAGAccctccctgcctgggcagcgacaccttccactagaccaggttgctcccaGCCTtagacacctccagggatggggcagccacacaGCCCGATGTCCCACTGGGCACACCaaccctcctcctccccaccagAGATGGGTTAAGCCTCTCCACCAGGCACACCaaccctcctcctccccaccagAGATGGGTTAAGCCTCTCCACATCAGCAGTGAGGAGGCACCTGGGGGCTGGCAGGCACTTCTCCCCATCAGACCCCAGAGgtctggaggcagcagggagccGAGGGGAGAGGGGAATGTGAGCGGGGAGGGTTTGGTACCTACCACGCTGTCGTAGTCCTCCAGGGTCTCGCTCTCCCCCGCCgtgctgctgaagctgctggtgctggaggaggaaCGGGAGATGTTCGACCGCCCGTTCTCTTTCAGCTTGATAAAAGGCCTAGAGAGAGGCGGAACGGAAGGAAGGGCGCGGGGCTGTCACCAGGGAAGCGTGTCCCTTGGACTGTGACGGGGGACAGACCCTCCTGCACACCCCGGAGCAAAATGCTGCCGTAGGAATGAACCTCTCGGGGTGCTTCAGCACACAACCACTTCCAAAGGCGGGGCAGAGGGCACTGGGTGGGTGCCCAGCAGGAAACCCTAGGTCGAGCTGGCTTCGCCTTGGCAGGGAGGAACAGGCACAGCAGCCTTGTACATCCTGGGGATTCGGGAACCTCGGTCAAACgctgctctctgctcttcttTGTAAAGACCACAAAACAGCTGTGCTCAAGAATCACCAGAATCTTTTCTCCCTTAATATCAAACTTATTTACAGTAAAATTTAGATATGGTTTTGTTTGACAAATTCTTTGATGTCTGCTGAGCTGTGGTGGAAGGAGGATAGGCTCATCCTGGCTCACCTGTCTTTGTTGGGGCATATTTCAGGGGAGCTGGGATTGGATGAGGTTTCAGATTTCATCTCTTGGGAAGAATGTCCCAGATCTGGTGTCTTCTGGGCTCCAGAAACACTGTCACTGAGGGCACAAAGAGACAGGTTGCACAAGTTATACGAGAGACTTAAAAAGGGTGGTCAAATTGTCCTACCTAACACCAACAATAAACTGTGAGAGTGGCAGGTGCTCTATAGGTACCACCCAAACTTACCACCTTGTCCTGCTCTCTGCCTGGCTCTCCGATGTCGTGTGCAGGCGAGGGAACAGCCCTGACCGGCGCTTGATGGGGCTCCTGGACTGGTTCTTGGCAGcaacagctgggacagggggctgaaagcagcaaacaaCCTGAGTTAGAGCAGAGCTCTCTCCTAGGACTTCAGACACTAAACATCCTGCGAGGAACTGCGCTGCCTGTGCATCTAAAAACCACATAATGCTAGAACTTCTTCTCTATCTCCTTTTACTTTGGGGCCAAAACCCCAGGAAGCTAATCTTTGGTTCTTCCACAAAATGAGCCCAACTTGAACAAGGCATCCACATTCACAGCCTGCTCAAGTCTCTCCCTCGCGCTGACCCTCACTGCCCATGCAGGGGACTGCCAAGCTGCATCAGTGGAATGCAGTGACCTGCCGGGCTGTGGAGGagtgggaaggggaagggacGGAGGGacggagggatggagggacagagggacatgTGGACATCTCACCGAGAAGGTGGTCTTGGTCACCTCGCCACTGTTGTGTGCAATGCCCCCGCTGAGGCTGCCTGGGATGCCACTGCCATGGTGCTTCTTCTGGCTGCCCACCATCGTCTCCATGGAGTGGCTGCGCACCCGGATGGCTCTCTGTGCCAGGGGGGAAAGGACAGCAGGTCATCGCCACCCAGAGGGGTGCTGTCCCCAGAACTCCTCCCCAGCCTCGGGTTACCCCAGGCACAAGGGAGAGTCCATGCCTCCCTGAGAGCAAGCACACCCCAACAACAGCACGAGGGGtgacagcagccctggcaggtgCAGCCGAGCATGGGCTGCCCTtggggagccccacagccaccaCAGGATCAGATTCTGCCCCCATTGCTCTGTGAAATCAAAGACTCCATCTCTGGGACCAGGAGATGCAGACACAAGCCCCAAGCGCTGCCTCCTGCCTGGCCAACCTCCCAGAGTCCTCGGCAGGAATGGGGACCACAGCCAAGCCATaagctgtgtttgtgtgcacaGCCTCCACAATTCTGCCTAGACTCAGAGGACAGATCTTCTCCTGCCTTTCTTGCACCTCTCCTGCACCTCTCCCAAAACATCCCCTGAGCTGGAGGCTTCATAGCCACATAAAAGTGCTTCTGTTCTTCAGCAATCTACTGCTTGAGAATACATTTAGCCTGAACTGCTGCTGTGGCTTCTGGTTTGGTCTATCCACCTCTGGAAGGAACTGAAGGTGAGCTGTGCAGCACTGGCCCCATGGCAGCCACAGGCTCTCCCTGATCCCGTTGATCTTCATTTCTCTGTGGCAAGCAGCCCCCTTCTCTCACTCTTCACATCAGCAACCTTCTCCATTCTCATCTCAGTTATTCCCTCAGCCAtggctcctccagcccctgaATGCCAGCCCAGGCTAAAGAGTAAATGAGCCATGGCAGGCCAAACTCCTGAGGGTGCCAGCTGCACCTGTAACATGCAGGCTGtttgctgctggctctggggtcATGGAACCACAGGTGGACCTGTACCAGGGTCACAGGaagctgcagccctgagctctcaCTGAGCCTGCAGCGCTGAAGACCACAGCCCCAACAGCCCCCGCCCATCCAATAATGAACATCAAGCAAGAGTCCATCAGACTGAATTTATTTGGGTCAGCAGCATTCATATACAATTTGATGTTGTTCTTAGGTGAAAGTGATCATTGGCTTTGCTGCAAAGCAGCGGCCACAGGCACTCACACTCTGCAGGCTTCTGTCCAGGGATATGGAGCTCTGTGGGTTCCCCAACACCCCAGCCCTGAGGAGTGGTTCCTTTCCCCGCAGAAAAGGCAGAGGCACTTCTCACTCAGAGCAGAACTGGGTTCTGCTCACCTCTGAGAACTGATCCCCCATCGCCTGGCCAAGGGGATGGTGTGTGGGCTGGGTCGTAGGTGCAAGGCAGACGGCAAAAAGATACGACGGGGACCAGGTCCgagcccctgcagccctccTTTACCGTGTGTCCTCCCCCGTCACTCCGAGAGCGCGAGGTGCAGGATGTAAGCCAgcaggcagcccagcagcacggGCCCGAGGCGCCCAGCACGGACCACGGGGCTCACCtcccaccccagcactgcctgtaATGCCAAGAGAGCATGGGCTGTCTCCTCACTCACACAAAGTGTGCCAGAACATCACTGCTTCGCCTCAGCGTGGAGACCTGGAGGTGAGCGCTGCGACGCACACCTGACTGTACAGCAGTGCCATTCCTACACGCTCACACTAAGCAGGACACACCTGAGCCTCTGCAGCGGGGTCTGCGGAGCTGTGCgccctcctccccagccccatcctcCAGGTACAGGATGAGGTGGCTCATTCACCAGTCTCACTTCTCTGTGCTACAGAAATATCCATGCCTGAGGTAACGGCAGGAGCTGTCCCCGCAGTCACAGTCAGGATAGCCCCTGCCCAGACCCTCTCCGTGCTACAGGACAGCTGCAGCACACACCTGGCAATGGCTCCTGCCCTCAGactcaggtgctgctgctccctctcaagggctgtccctgcagcccagccagtcgctgtccctgctgccagtgGCTCCTCAGTTTCCCCCACAGCACTTTACCCATTCCTTTTCCTCCAGGCAACATTACCTGCTTTCCCTCCTACTCACCTGGTCTCCCTGGCACACTCAGCACCACTTCCCCACTCCACACCCAGCACCATTCTTTCTATCTTTGTTTTAAGCACAACGACCACCACCCCCACCcgcctgctgcagcagctgccccaggcgTCCCTCCTGATCCCCGTCCcacagcagaggcagccagCAGCCAGAACACGAGCAGGACATGTCCTGCCACAGCAGAGCCCCGCTGCAGGCACACTCTGTGGCAGGGCACTGGGCTTGAACTGAGACCCCTCTGGGGACAAAAAATGCTGCAGCACACTGGTAGAGGTGCTCAGGAGCTTTGGAGAAGTCACTCCAGTGGGGACACTCACCAACAATGCAACTATGCCAGCTTTTGCTTGCTTCCACTGGGAGGCTGAGcaggcagtggtggcagcagcccccacCTCCTCTTGCCACCCTACCCTTGGGGGACATCTCTTGTCCCCTAACACGCACTCTGCCAACCCCAGGTGCTCTGGGTTTAGCTCTGCTGTTGGCAAGGGCAGGGCTTTACCTTGAAAGACTCCAGAAAGCCTCCATGGCCCCCATTCTCCAGCTTGTCCTCCTCaggccccagccccagcatggTCTGCGTGTGCCCGTGGAGCTCGTCGTGAAGGTTGTCCAGCAAGGCGGCCCGAGTCCGGTCCTGCGGCAGAGACAGAGGCTCAGCCACGGCCCCAGGCAGGAGTGTGGTACTGACCCACGGCACTGACGCACGGCACCGACCCACGGCACCGACCCACGGCACCGACCCTCGGCACCGACCCACGGCACTGACCCACggcaccagctctgctccccgGGGACAGCGCCCGCCCCACCCTCACCACCTCTCGTCCCGGCGAGCTCTGACCCGGCTCAGCAGGGACATTTgaggagggctgggacagctccCCCGAGCCGCTCCAGGCAGGGACACGcgggcagcctcacctccagcTTCGCAAACTTGTCGGACTTGCAGCAGGCGTTCTCAGCGTTGATGAGCTTGGTCAGCAGGAACTCCCGGAACTCGGGGCTCTGCGGGGAGACAACCAAGGTAGAAAACACCCACCATTTTAGGATTCTGTATCTCTGGTACCCCAGCTGTACCAACCCAAAACCCAAGCTCGCAGCACCTGGCAGTCCCTCCAGATGTGGAAGCATTGGTGGAAAACCCCAGATGGGTTTGAGGTGCTCACCTGCACCGACACAGcacctcagagctgctgctgccaccttGCTCAAGTAATGCCATGCAGTGGTGCATGGCCACTCACCCCCATGGCCACTCATAAACACTAGGGGCCTCAATAGAAACCAAAATTAATGCAGGTCAATTCCAGAAGTTCTGTTTTCCCCAAGCCGGTGTGCTTGGAAACATCTTGGACATGCACATCTACTTTTTTTACAGCTTGGAACATGCTTTCCTCTCAGCCCCTACCTTCTGGAACACTGGAGGGCTTGGCAGGGGTGGGCCAAAGGAGGGAACATCTTCCCGGGCTGTGACTGACACCTGAGGAGACAAGAGACATGTTATTCCCATGGGTTTATGCCCCCTACACCCAGGTGATATGTCAGACTGTTCCAAGGCACATTCAAATGCTGAGGATCATCAAAACTCTTTAACAAATGAGCTGTTTTACAAACATGTATCTTATGAACTGATGTCTGTATACACACACATTATGTAACAGTGCATACATAACAcacctgtgtgcacacacataTGTGTGCTCAGCAAGTCCCCACCAGGCCTTACATTGACTGCATCACTgagccagggcctcaccaccctcacagggaagaatttcctcctaatcTCTAATCTAACCCTACCTTTGCAAGTGGGAAGCCACTTCCCCTTGTCCCATCACTCCGTGCCTTTGTCaaaagatgctgaagcgaacCTGGGTAGGGGCACACCGGGACTGCCCTCACCTTGTACGCCGTGTTTTCCGCCTCGGGGTTCTCCACCTGCACCACAATGTAGGCGTGCAGGAAGTTGGAGGCAATCATGTCTGGGACGAATGGCGTGTTCTTCTCTTGGAAGATAATTGCCACAATGTCATTGCCAATGTGCCTCTTCCTCTGGAGCTAAACCGAAAGGGAGAATGCTGGGTCAGTAAAACCcggcagctctgctcctgcagcagcaagtGCCAGTCCCGCCCTGGGGAACCAAGCAGCTGCTTCCCACGGTGCCagggcctggcagtgcccacagcactgggcagggcagtgccagtGCATCCCCACTCTGACCCTTCTGTGCGAGCAAACACATCTCTCTTACTTGTTGTGTGTCTCCTTCGGTAAAAGGCAGCTTTGTAGAGACATGAAACATTATCTCCCTGTCCCTGAACACCGTGTACACAGACTCCACTCCCGTCTGCCCATGGCTGACATCCAGGCCTCCTCGAAAACTGGAGATCAAGGGAAAGGCGGAGAGAAACGAAGAGATGTTAATTGAGAGCTTCACAGAGAGCACCAGCGGCTGTCAGGGGACAGGCTGATGGAACAGCCCAGCTCATTTATCTTTATCTAGCAGGGAGCAAGTGGGAAAGAACAAACCATGCGTCATGTGTTGTAACCAGCCATCGCTGTCACCAGCCTGAAACACAGGGTGCACATAAAGCAGGGCTGATCCGGTAGGGCTGACCACAGCCATGGGCACGAGCTGTGGCCTCACCATCCCTCACCAGCAGTGGGGTCTCTGCCCGGACTGTGGTCGCTGCAGGGACGGCCCCGGAGGCACCCGTGGCTGAGCCACGACACCGGGCACAGCACATTTCCACAGACTGCCTTCCCTCCATGGCTGAATATAGCCAGATTTTATCACAACCTCAAAGCTGCgggaaaagaaatttttctctcttggcagctcccattttttttaactccCCCAGCTTTGAAAAGCAAGCCAAAACTATATTTGCTTCTGCTCCGCACATCCCGCTCATGAGCGAGATGACTTCTGTTCTCACACGTAGATATTTTTGCATATGACATGGTCCCTTGTTAATGTATTTGTAAAATCATCCTTTTTATTTAACTTACCCTTTGAAATCCTGAAGAGTTATGGTGTCTCCCAGAAAACTTAAGAAGTTCTTGAAGGCAGTGCTCTCTTCATTATTGCCAAACAGCTCCTCCTCTTGGGTCTACAAAACACAGAGTGCATCTGTTGACAGCTCAAATTTCCCTGCCTGCCCAATCCCCTGCCGCATCCAGCTCCATCCATGGGGTGCCTGGGGTCTGACCAGCACCTTGTTCCATGGTGTCCTGCACAGCCACAGGCTGCTCCCCGCTGCTCCCCAGTGCCACATTCACCACCCGCCACCAGCACCATCCATGGGCTGTCAGGACAGCCCAGGGCAAAGCTGCTGAGAGCTTCTTCTGAGCCCCAGCAACGACTTCAGGATAATATCCAGGAAATACCAAACCAGAAGCGAGTCCTCTGTTGAAAAATCCCTAATCACCTCCTGCTTGCTGTATTTCAAAACAATGAGACCCTAATTACGGCCTTGCATGAGTCACTCCATCCAACCCAAAATGCAATATGTAAAGTGTCTGTCAGAGTAATTCTCAGTGAGTTCTGACTCCCCATCCAGAGTCCCCCTGCTAATGACAGCATCTACAGCAAGCGCCTCTCTTCAGAGCCCACAGTCCCCCCAGACAAACTGTCTAAACATATATCTGATTAAAATACCATGCCTGCTAAAATCCGTTTTCACATCCGCTTTTCTCTACAGCAGCTTGTGGGCTGATTTCCATACTGAGACTTTTCAGtcatataatttttaatgagtGGGGAAAACATCCAAGCAATGAGAAACACAGTCAGTGAGGACATCCAGTGACATGAGGCGCTGCACATGGCAGAATTAAGGTCAGAGTTGAGCCTGTGCTCTTGAAACGTGGATCTCTGGTGCACAGGGACATACTCCATGAAAGCAACGTGGGGACAACTCACCTGCCTGAACTTCTGGTAGATCACACCAAACTTGAATGTGTTGTTGACCTCATGCTCATCATAAGACACTATCATCTGGGATGCCTGCAGGAAAGCAAAATGCCAGTTGTTTCATCTGGTGGTTCAAAATGTGATGGCCAAAAGATCCATGGTGAGGGATGAGGAGATCCCACCAGAGCTACAGCAGGGTACAACACTGGCTGGGAAGCATCAGGGGAGTGGAAGGGGCAAAGAAGCCAAATTTCCACATAATTAGGCTAAAAGTTTTCAACAGCGGTCCTGGGTGTGGTTCTCAGTGTCCTTGCAGAATACATTACCAACTTGGGCAAGGTACCTCACCTTGGGATACAGAACCGGGTTAAACTTCAGCCCAGAGGCGTCGTCACAGAAGGCCTGTGGGCAAGGGGAAAGAGCAGTCAGTGCCAGGTCCTTGGCCAAAACTTCAGCCATGAATGTCTTACAAAGAAGCCAAATACAGcctccaggagcaggagctcccTCCTTCACACCCTCTCACTGGGATGCCCCATGGCCTGGCTGGCCCCAGCTGAGGATGCAGCGAGCCCAGTCCCAGGTCCCTCTGTGTCAAATGAGGTCCATTTTCTCTCCTTGCCTGGgtcagcaggaaaacagcagcagggccagcaccaCCTGAGCACCCCTTGACCTGAGAGCACAGCCCGACACTGTCCAGTGCTGCCCAGCACGTCCCAGCTCAGCCTGATGTGCACTGGCACAGGCTTTCTGCACGTGTTCCAGCCAAGCCAGGCAATATTCACCTTTGCAATCTGGGGGATACTCGGGAGTTTGCTGAATCCTGCCAATGGAATCCTCTCATGCAATGTCTTGACTTTGGACCTAGCAAAGAAACAACAAGCAGACAGATGTCAGAGAGTGTCTACAGCAAAGCAACACCCAACTGTTGGGAAACACAGTTGTGCTGCATTTGTTGGGCCTGGTTAGTGAGCAAAGGCTCAATTTGTCTTCTCATCTCTTAAAATATTCATAGTTCGAGGGAAATGACACAATGGTTCAGACATGCTGGGTCCTGTCAGCTTATGGAGGGATGGTGAGAGAAGTGACTGGTGTTATCCCAGGGAGGATTAGTCCCACAGAGGCTTACATTCAGTTCCAGCGGGTTTAGCAACAGATCAAAGTCTCACGTTCATTATCAGATTTAGTCAGTCccagcacagaaacacaggGATGCTGCCACTGCCTCCCATCCCACCCAGACCCCCACCACACGCTGCCAGTTAAGCTCAAGCACTTGCTGTAGGAACAGAACCGGGGACTCCCAAAGAGAGAATATTTTGTtaaacaaagcttttttttttccatacctGAGTATAACCCTTAAATATTCTGTGCCATCTGTCTCCTCACATTTAACAGAAAGGATCAGATTTCCAAGGCTGCTGGCTGTACAGTAGAAATTTAAATGATCCTAAAAATAGAAATCAGCACATTAGCAGCCGGGAAGGAACTCTCTGATGGCAAGGACACTGCCTGGACGCTCACCTGCTGCCCCAACACCCTCCCATCACTCAGACACTTGCACGCCCTTGCCAGGACCAGGGCTGTGAGCAagagggcaggggctgccacGCAGGCCCCCCGTCTGGCTGAGGTCCCCAGGGACAGGAGGCTCAGAGCCAACATCCCCACTGGTGTCACAGGAGACCTGTGGCTGTGGGGCAAAGGACACATGTGTGGCCGTCACCACCATGCTGGGAACCCACCAGTGCCTCCATTCCCTGCAAAGAGGGAAATTGTAAGACTTGCCCATTTTGCTCTCAGCTGGAGAGTTTTCTTAGTCAAAGGTGTGCAACTTTGAGCCCCGTGGGATGGAGGAACCCACCTTCCCCAGGAAATGCTTGCGGTAGGCTCTGGCCTCTCCCTTGCACTCCAGCTTGTAGCCGTaggtgctggggctgaggttttcctcctcctcctcgcagATGCTGCTGTCAGATGAGGTGGGCGTGCCAAGGTTTTCTGGGTCTTCTATCCAGTATCCCCCAAACTGGGGCAGGATGATCAGCGGGTATGGGCTACCCTTCTCCAGGACCTGCAGAGACATGTGCCACGAGGGGTCAGGCAGGACGGGGGTGTGGATGTGGGGTGCAGAGCTCATTGCTCCCAGTTTTGCCCCGCTACTGCAGCAgaccccagccctggcaccaggAGGGACAAGTCTACCCCtctctgaaacctcttctgtCACAGAAGAGGGCACATGCTACTGAGGAAAAGCCAAAAACCACAGAGGTATGGGAGGGGGGAACATGCTTTATGTAGCTCCTCTGAGAAACTGAATCTCCACCAATTTCTCTGCCGTCAGCAATTTTGGAAAGGCATTCACCAGAAGGTGTTCAGGACACCCACCTCATCGATGCTGGGGTATGGGATGTAGTCTTCCTGGAAAAAGGAACCAAAACATCATCTATGACCATCTGCTCCCCACCAGCTGTCCCTTaaaaccccagccctgcccacccaaCCCAGGGAGTGCCTCCAGCACCTGCTGATCCCTCGCAGGAAGGCATCAATGCAGGCTAAGTCCTGCCTAAAGGGAGTTCCTGTACTGGAGCAATTTCCCAGTGCAGTGTTCCCTGCAAACCCCAGCCCTTTTGCACAGCTGGAAGTTGAAATGCACTGGCCTGGACATAAAGCTGGATTAGGGATTTACAGGCACCATGCTCCCTTCTCTGCAATTCAATCAGTGCCTTGTTTTCAGATGATAACATCTAAATCCTTCCCAGCCCTCTGAGTGACTTTGATGATCACATTAAACCTCTGAGATGAGGGGGGGACACTTGAAGAGATCCCctcaagaaacaaaaatcaaccGACCTTGTGTTTTTGGCTTCCAGACTTCTGTTCTTCCAGTTTTGGTGCCtgtttggaagaaaacaaatgcaacAAACAATTTAGATGCTTTTACCAACACAGGGAGGTTGGTGTACCAACATGAGGGTATTTTGCTACAGGGAGATCACTCCAAGCCAAGTGGCTAGAAGGTGAGGTCTGTTCCTGGGACAGGCCCTCTGCCCTcaggggctctgctggggcaAACATCCCGAGTTACTGGCATGCAtagtgctgctcacctgcatTTTTTCCAGCATTTCGAAGAATTCTGCtgactgaaaagaaaagaaggaaatctaCTGTTCGATAGAAGCAGACACAAGCCAAGCCAGTCCAAGCCACATCAGAGTGGGAACACTGGACCCCCACCCTGAGCA
The Taeniopygia guttata chromosome 19, bTaeGut7.mat, whole genome shotgun sequence DNA segment above includes these coding regions:
- the RAP1GAP2 gene encoding rap1 GTPase-activating protein 2 isoform X1 — protein: MVAATSPACVACQDGGRAAVCPSSSAQGLVGDLQNPASANVSLLSLAGRQERFPLRGRAVIALAACPHPTLHPHSILPARLTACLGQRKLSQEEEGTVSSEDLECFSHLIWKQELLNSTDVPVPERPLSPPLTAPPTMKSAEFFEMLEKMQAPKLEEQKSGSQKHKEDYIPYPSIDEVLEKGSPYPLIILPQFGGYWIEDPENLGTPTSSDSSICEEEEENLSPSTYGYKLECKGEARAYRKHFLGKDHLNFYCTASSLGNLILSVKCEETDGTEYLRVILRSKVKTLHERIPLAGFSKLPSIPQIAKAFCDDASGLKFNPVLYPKASQMIVSYDEHEVNNTFKFGVIYQKFRQTQEEELFGNNEESTAFKNFLSFLGDTITLQDFKGFRGGLDVSHGQTGVESVYTVFRDREIMFHVSTKLPFTEGDTQQLQRKRHIGNDIVAIIFQEKNTPFVPDMIASNFLHAYIVVQVENPEAENTAYKVSVTAREDVPSFGPPLPSPPVFQKSPEFREFLLTKLINAENACCKSDKFAKLEDRTRAALLDNLHDELHGHTQTMLGLGPEEDKLENGGHGGFLESFKRAIRVRSHSMETMVGSQKKHHGSGIPGSLSGGIAHNSGEVTKTTFSPPVPAVAAKNQSRSPIKRRSGLFPRLHTTSESQAESRTRCDSVSGAQKTPDLGHSSQEMKSETSSNPSSPEICPNKDRPFIKLKENGRSNISRSSSSTSSFSSTAGESETLEDYDSVGSQPSTASPFKQDVFVYSASPGSESPGVGATATPVIMSRSPTADLKNRNSPRSNLKFRFDKLSHGSSSMSH
- the RAP1GAP2 gene encoding rap1 GTPase-activating protein 2 isoform X15, with protein sequence MLASLKIKKQELLNSTDVPVPERPLSPPLTAPPTMKSAEFFEMLEKMQAPKLEEQKSGSQKHKEDYIPYPSIDEVLEKGSPYPLIILPQFGGYWIEDPENLGTPTSSDSSICEEEEENLSPSTYGYKLECKGEARAYRKHFLGKDHLNFYCTASSLGNLILSVKCEETDGTEYLRVILRSKVKTLHERIPLAGFSKLPSIPQIAKAFCDDASGLKFNPVLYPKASQMIVSYDEHEVNNTFKFGVIYQKFRQTQEEELFGNNEESTAFKNFLSFLGDTITLQDFKGFRGGLDVSHGQTGVESVYTVFRDREIMFHVSTKLPFTEGDTQQLQRKRHIGNDIVAIIFQEKNTPFVPDMIASNFLHAYIVVQVENPEAENTAYKVSVTAREDVPSFGPPLPSPPVFQKSPEFREFLLTKLINAENACCKSDKFAKLEDRTRAALLDNLHDELHGHTQTMLGLGPEEDKLENGGHGGFLESFKRAIRVRSHSMETMVGSQKKHHGSGIPGSLSGGIAHNSGEVTKTTFSPPVPAVAAKNQSRSPIKRRSGLFPRLHTTSESQAESRTRCDSVSGAQKTPDLGHSSQEMKSETSSNPSSPEICPNKDRPFIKLKENGRSNISRSSSSTSSFSSTAGESETLEDYDSVGSQPSTASPFKQDVFVYSASPGSESPGVGATATPVIMSRSPTDLKNRNSPRSNLKFRFDKLSHGSSSMSH
- the RAP1GAP2 gene encoding rap1 GTPase-activating protein 2 isoform X14 encodes the protein MLASLKIKKQELLNSTDVPVPERPLSPPLTAPPTMKSAEFFEMLEKMQAPKLEEQKSGSQKHKEDYIPYPSIDEVLEKGSPYPLIILPQFGGYWIEDPENLGTPTSSDSSICEEEEENLSPSTYGYKLECKGEARAYRKHFLGKDHLNFYCTASSLGNLILSVKCEETDGTEYLRVILRSKVKTLHERIPLAGFSKLPSIPQIAKAFCDDASGLKFNPVLYPKASQMIVSYDEHEVNNTFKFGVIYQKFRQTQEEELFGNNEESTAFKNFLSFLGDTITLQDFKGFRGGLDVSHGQTGVESVYTVFRDREIMFHVSTKLPFTEGDTQQLQRKRHIGNDIVAIIFQEKNTPFVPDMIASNFLHAYIVVQVENPEAENTAYKVSVTAREDVPSFGPPLPSPPVFQKSPEFREFLLTKLINAENACCKSDKFAKLEDRTRAALLDNLHDELHGHTQTMLGLGPEEDKLENGGHGGFLESFKRAIRVRSHSMETMVGSQKKHHGSGIPGSLSGGIAHNSGEVTKTTFSPPVPAVAAKNQSRSPIKRRSGLFPRLHTTSESQAESRTRCDSVSGAQKTPDLGHSSQEMKSETSSNPSSPEICPNKDRPFIKLKENGRSNISRSSSSTSSFSSTAGESETLEDYDSVGSQPSTASPFKQDVFVYSASPGSESPGVGATATPVIMSRSPTADLKNRNSPRSNLKFRFDKLSHGSSSMSH
- the RAP1GAP2 gene encoding rap1 GTPase-activating protein 2 isoform X9, producing MSRAGGRTRSRRAGVRAAVVLIGLLHRSRQSSERRKQELLNSTDVPVPERPLSPPLTAPPTMKSAEFFEMLEKMQAPKLEEQKSGSQKHKEDYIPYPSIDEVLEKGSPYPLIILPQFGGYWIEDPENLGTPTSSDSSICEEEEENLSPSTYGYKLECKGEARAYRKHFLGKDHLNFYCTASSLGNLILSVKCEETDGTEYLRVILRSKVKTLHERIPLAGFSKLPSIPQIAKAFCDDASGLKFNPVLYPKASQMIVSYDEHEVNNTFKFGVIYQKFRQTQEEELFGNNEESTAFKNFLSFLGDTITLQDFKGFRGGLDVSHGQTGVESVYTVFRDREIMFHVSTKLPFTEGDTQQLQRKRHIGNDIVAIIFQEKNTPFVPDMIASNFLHAYIVVQVENPEAENTAYKVSVTAREDVPSFGPPLPSPPVFQKSPEFREFLLTKLINAENACCKSDKFAKLEDRTRAALLDNLHDELHGHTQTMLGLGPEEDKLENGGHGGFLESFKRAIRVRSHSMETMVGSQKKHHGSGIPGSLSGGIAHNSGEVTKTTFSPPVPAVAAKNQSRSPIKRRSGLFPRLHTTSESQAESRTRCDSVSGAQKTPDLGHSSQEMKSETSSNPSSPEICPNKDRPFIKLKENGRSNISRSSSSTSSFSSTAGESETLEDYDSVGSQPSTASPFKQDVFVYSASPGSESPGVGATATPVIMSRSPTADLKNRNSPRSNLKFRFDKLSHGSSSMSH
- the RAP1GAP2 gene encoding rap1 GTPase-activating protein 2 isoform X7 — translated: MASGKAAGERRWELVRWYVREGRFRIEERTLTAFQWLYSPHQHRIVSRADLGSPSRKQELLNSTDVPVPERPLSPPLTAPPTMKSAEFFEMLEKMQAPKLEEQKSGSQKHKEDYIPYPSIDEVLEKGSPYPLIILPQFGGYWIEDPENLGTPTSSDSSICEEEEENLSPSTYGYKLECKGEARAYRKHFLGKDHLNFYCTASSLGNLILSVKCEETDGTEYLRVILRSKVKTLHERIPLAGFSKLPSIPQIAKAFCDDASGLKFNPVLYPKASQMIVSYDEHEVNNTFKFGVIYQKFRQTQEEELFGNNEESTAFKNFLSFLGDTITLQDFKGFRGGLDVSHGQTGVESVYTVFRDREIMFHVSTKLPFTEGDTQQLQRKRHIGNDIVAIIFQEKNTPFVPDMIASNFLHAYIVVQVENPEAENTAYKVSVTAREDVPSFGPPLPSPPVFQKSPEFREFLLTKLINAENACCKSDKFAKLEDRTRAALLDNLHDELHGHTQTMLGLGPEEDKLENGGHGGFLESFKRAIRVRSHSMETMVGSQKKHHGSGIPGSLSGGIAHNSGEVTKTTFSPPVPAVAAKNQSRSPIKRRSGLFPRLHTTSESQAESRTRCDSVSGAQKTPDLGHSSQEMKSETSSNPSSPEICPNKDRPFIKLKENGRSNISRSSSSTSSFSSTAGESETLEDYDSVGSQPSTASPFKQDVFVYSASPGSESPGVGATATPVIMSRSPTADLKNRNSPRSNLKFRFDKLSHGSSSMSH